GTCCGTTTCCAATAAATGCGAGTGTTTGCTGGCAATGATACTCGACCAGGCTTTAGGGTAACACCCGTCTGTTTGCAGACGAGAAGCATTATTAAGCACAACGGTCTGTATATATTGCGACATTATATTATTGGTTACTTCGGTAGTTCCTACCCATTTCAATCCCGGACGAGTTTGGTTCACATGTCCCACTTCATGTGCCGGCCCCCAGCATGAGGTGGTACTTAGTAAGGTCGGATCACACAATGCGGGCATGTTGTCGTCAGGATAATAAGTGTGGTTATCAGCGGCATACATAGCACCGGTAGTATAAACGACATGGAAATACAAGCGGTTCTGGAACATACCTCCGTATTTTTTCAATCCCAAAAAGATTTGCTCTCCCTCTACAAATTTATCGTACAGGTCAATCAATTCTTTTCCTCTGCTTCCAGTATGTGTACGAAAGCGGTTTACCGGGAATGTAAGATGGGCATACTTGCCCAACACATCAAAATACCCGCATACTGTACTGTTCAATAGTTCATTCCAACGACTGGCTTCGTGTTTCTGACTATCGAAATAGCCGTTGACTTGTCCCGAAGCAAAATGAATCTTGACAGGTAGTTTCCGGTCTACTTCTTCGAGGGTTTGAGTGTGATACATTACGTACACCAGTCCTTTATTCCTCATTTTCAGTTTATTAATGCCGGTTGTCAGTGGATAACTATCGCCACCATAACCATTTCCACCAGGTACATCAAGGTTTTGTACACGCAAAGTAATAGTTTCACCGTGTGTATCAGCCACCAGAACCACTAGTTCCTGCCCCTGTGTTACATAGATCCCCGCCGGATTGTCCATCAAACTATATGCACCGGTTTTGTTTATCTTCTGCTGAATGCTGGGATGCGGATAAGCTTTGAACTCTGCAATCCTGAATTCTTGAGGATACTTTCGATGATACATGAAATAAGCAATATTCTTGAAGAAAGAATAAGTACAGTTTTGGATATCTTGCTCCGTTACACCAGCTTTCAACTGACTACAACTTGCATCTGTAAACAAGGTGGCATAATCAAAGTGATCCGGATTCTTCTTATAAAACTCCATCTCCGCGCAAGAGGCCAACTCATTAACTCCCGATTTGACAACGACCTGTACAGCAGTCACGCCAATCTGGGAAACAGGGAAGTCGATACGACTTGCACTGGTAGATCCATTCAGATTTTTCGTTGCTACGATTTGCCATTCCTCCACTCCGCGAGCGTTGGCATTAGACAGCACTTTCACTTCTACTTCTTTAAATACACCGTTCGTTCCTCCATCTGCCCGAGGGTAATATAGCAGATAATCCATATCCACCGCACTGTCAAAATAGTAGGTAAGGATAGCTGGCGATTGCTCAGTCACCTCATTATTGTTGTAAGGAGAATGATAGATCGTTTTCATATCTCCGTCTATCATTTTTGCTGCTCCTTCATTGGTTGACTGTTGTTTATTGGCTTCAGCTCTCGAGACTAAGACTTTAATGTCTTCTTTGAGTCCCTCCATACCGGTAGATTCGTAGGTATCACCCAGCTTCTTCTGATTCACTTTGAAAGGGACCGGTTCTATTTCCGAATCTTCATCCTTATCTGTCACCCAAATGGTAGTTGCACGAACTTCTCCCTCGTTCATGTCTATCTTAAATGAGACAACATTCGTCACCATATCGTGTGCTCCGCGTGTCTGGGGGGAGAGATGAACCCAGTTACATCCGTCTTCCAACCGGATGGCATATTCTATATTTGCAGTTACTTCAAAGGTGAGATTCCCTCCAATAGCTTCCACATTGGCATCTTTCGGAGATACCAAAATGGCTTTTCCCCAACCAAGTTGAGCTACCTCAATGGTCTTTCTTAATTCTGAAGCCGATATTTCAATGCTTGCCCTCCGCATATCCTTATCGGTATTTTCATCCACCCGAACAATCATCTTTCCTTGTTCTACGGTCATATGACACCAACTTCTTCCGGATGCATCTACAGCGGCTACCCACTCCACATTCGAAGTGACTTCTATTTCTTTGGTATCGGCCTCTTCACCAAAATACATACTCTTACTATCTACCTCAAGAGAAGGGACTACGAATGATTCTTCGCTACTTTCTTCGCAAGCATTACATAAAACACCGCAAAGCATATACAATACATACAATAACTTTTTTTTCATGTCATACTTAATTTATAATCGGTACTTATCTGCTTAATTTATAAAAAAATAAGGACCTATCTCATATCGGATGGCAGAAACAGGTCCTAATCTTTCCTGAAAATAAATAATTACTGACCGTAGATAATTAAGTCATCTATACTAAAGCATCCGTCTTTTTTTACCGCCGATCCTACTTCTCCGGCAGAATTCTTGGTCACAGAGAAACGCAAATAGCTAAATGGCTGTTCGGATTTGAAGAAGGTAGACTGGTATTTGGTATTCTTCGTAGTGGGAAGATTCCCTTCCAATACCTGCCATTGCGCCCACGTCACTCCATCGTTGCTCGTCCACAACACCACTCTCTGTGGAGCAAGTGTAGCATTATTAAATCGAGTCCAGTACTCGAGCATCATCCGTTGAATAGGAGCCTTAAAGTGGATATCGATGTAGTGTCTGTATGTTTCATCTACATATTTTCCATTCCAGTCTGTATGATAATGCATACCATTTCCCACTCCGTCAATCAATCCGGGCAATCCCTTTCCGTCAGTTGTCGTTGCGTTGGCACTCAACATTTCAATCGACAAAGGTATTTTGGGTAATGTATAACAGTAACCTACCGCCGCTACACTCTTGGAGTCTTCAGCTACAATATGGGGATGTGTACATGAAACTAATTTAAGTGGCAGCATATAATTGCCACAAACGAGTTCTTCCGTACGGTTAATGGTTACTTTTACAATTGCCTCATTGCTTCCTGCCTTGAACGAAATGGCTTTATCATATTTATATTGGTCTGCGGGAAGTAACTTATAATCTGTGTCGTTTTCTCTATTGTACTTCTCAATTGCCGACTCATCAACAGCGAGCGTGCAGTCAAAAGTCCAACGGTTCTGAAAGGGTACAGAAAGTACTTTCTGTATGACCACCTGTTTCGGATCTGATGGAGATACAGTCACCACTTCCATATCCGGATTATTGAAACCGATTGTAGGCATAACCACTACCGGCTTAATCAGCACTATATTTTTATTTTCATTGACCGGCTTTGACGAAGTCAGATTGTAGGGTAACACATATTCCACACTCTTATCCAACGCATCAATCTTGTCAGCGTCAAATTCGACAGGGAAAGCATGTACCAGCTCAGAAGATGCAAACTGTAGATCAACTCTTTTCTGAGCTTCATAACAATTTTCGGGCAACAGTTTGTACTGGGTGCCGTTAGCCTGATTATATTCCTGCAATTCTTCTTCAGTAAGCAATGTAGCCGTTGCATCCGACACAGCAGACAGGTCGCTACCGGCTTTGTAGACATACACATTATAATCAGCAGGTTCGCCTATCTTGAGACATCCCAACTCCTGCACTCCACTATTTGTGAAGTACATGGTGGTGGAGAAGTCACTCAGAAAATCATTTTTTCCATCGTTTTCACAAGCACTCATAGTCAATAACATGCTTGCCAGGGATATGTATAATAATTGTTTTTTCATCACATTCATTCTATTATATATCTTACTATTCAGATTACCAGCCATAGTTTTGAGTCAGAATCATATTTCTGTCCAACTCTCTCTGGGAGAACGGATAGAGATAGTGGTTACTCTTGAACACACGTGTTTCAAATACAACACGTTTCCAAAATCCGTCAGGAGTTTCACTAGAATCCATATTCTTCTCCAACGGACAAGTAGTGTCCATACCATACATCGGCCCATTATCGGTTTGTTCGGCAATCATCCACGTACGAGTATCAAAGTAACGATGTCTTTCGAAAGCCAACTCTACTCTTCTCTCCTTACGACAAAGTTCAATCAACTCTTCTACAGAAGCATTCGGATAACTATCCGTAATCGGTGACATACCCGAACGGCTTCTCAAATCCGCCCATTTATCCATCGCCTCCTGCTCATAACCTGCGGGAAGTACTACTCCACGTTTTTTACATTCGAGCACTGCTTCTATAAAGTTCAGGTAGGTTTCTCCCAAACGGAACAGTGGGAATGTCATATTACCCCAGTTGCCATTGGCAGAGTTTAATTTATGGTTGTAAACACGATTAATAAGGTATCCGCTTTTCGGGAAGTCTTGCGACTTGTTACCATTAGCACCTTTGGCAAATGAAGTCATTGTGCCCTGAGTAGCACCGCTCTGTCCGTGGATAAAATAGTTTCCGCCAAAGAAGATGGAAACATAAAAACGAGGTTCACGATCCTTATACATATTGGGAGCGGTAATATCGAAATTGTCTTTATTAGACCATCCTTTGCTGGGGTATGTCCATTTCGTTTTTTCAAACTCATTTTTGCTATAATTTGATAGCGGATCAATGACGGGTATTCCATTAGACTCGTAACCGATGATCGGATAACGACCGTTGTTCATGGCATAAGCATCTACTTGTTGCTGAGTAGGACCCATAGAACCATAGGCCGTACCACCTACACTGGTAGGAACTGTACACAATCCCCAATCGTTTATTTTACAATATCTGTCAGTCCAAATCAACTCACTATTCCACGTTTCATTGATTACACCTACATAATTTTCATAGGGATTGTTAGAAGTCGCACGGTAAAGCTGGTAACTACCATCTTCAAATACTTTACGAGCAGCCTCGGCAGCTATCAACCATTTATCCGCCTTGTATTCTTGTGGGAAAAGATTAACGCCGGAGAGTTCGGGAAATTCGGAGACTACGGGGTTTTTTACACTTTTATATAATGTGTTACCATTGTATAGGTCACGTGCAGAGTACAATGTCAGGCGCGATATAACAGCATAACAAGTACCTTTGGTTGCAAAGCCGTAATTCATTTTCTCCAGTTCGGCTTGCCTTAGCATAGATGGATTCTCGGCGCATGCTTTCATCTCGGCTACAACATAATCTACACATTGTTCCCAAGTATTACGAGGACGATACAATTCTGCCGTAGATGCCGCGAAATCAAGCAATTCATCACCTACAAGGAACACCGGGCCATAGTCGCGCATCAAAAGAAAATAGTAGTAAGCTCTGGCAAAGCGAGTCTGCACTTTCCATTCTTCAATCTGGTCTTTAGTCAAAATCGGATCGGACGACCGGTCTACATTCTGCAAAAAGATGTTGCACTCCCGGATACCTTTATAATATTTTGCAAAGCGATCGTAAGGAACATTATTCGCATTCCACGAACCAAAGTTTATTTTACGGTATTGACGGTCATAAGCCACTGTAATTTCATCGGCAGCACCGAGGTAGGGATCGTTATCTATCACATTGCTGATATTCTCATTCGGCAGAAAGGACATTGTGTTCAACCAATACTGTTTGATAGTATTGCGGGATTGCCAAATCTTATCAAAAGTTAGTTTTTCGTCCTCTTGTCTATCCAGAAAATCACTGCAAGAAGAGAAAGTGAGGCTACATGCAGCAGCCATTATATAAATTGTTTTAGTCCAAAATTTATTCATGATTCAACTGTTTATTAGAAGTTTGCATTAAAACCAAACGTGATGACTCTGTTCAGCGGATACCCCGAACCATCTCCATTTCCTTTCTCAGGATCCCACAATTTAAAATCACTAAATGTCAGTAAGTTACTACCTGACGCATAGATACGGAATGATTTAATGAAAGTTTTATTCAACAACGATTTAGGAAGAGAATAGCCAATCTCAAAGTTTTTCAGACGCATGAAGCTTCCATCACGTAACCACCATGTAGAAGTCTGATTATTATTTGAAGCACCTGCTCCACCACCGCCGTTACTCATACGCGGATAAATAACGTTCGCATTTTCTTCGGGCGTATTGGTAGACATCCATACATTTCCATACACATCGCTGTTAATAGACGACCGTTCCATATTATCTGTAGAGAATGGCTTACGAATAGAAGAACCATCCAAAAAGAAGGAAGAATGCCCTACACCCTGAAAAAATACATTAATATCCCAATTTTTCCATTGAGCTGTTGCTCCAAAACCATAAACAATTTCCGGCAAATTCGTATATCCGATGGCTACTTGGTCTTGAGCATCAATCACTCCATCACCATTAATGTCCTGATATCGAATATCTCCCACACGATATGCACCAAAGTTTTGTTTCGGGCTGGCATCAATTTCTTCCTGACTTTCGAATAATCCCAAGGCAATCAGACCAAATGGTTGCATCCCCCCGCCTTTTCCGAAAGGCTTACCGATGCGATTCTGATATTTATATTCCCAATCCGGATCGTCATTGTTCAGCAATTTATTACGGGTATAAGTCAGATTACCACGTGCAGTTAAAAAGATTTCACCCACTTTTTGTGAATATTCTACCGTACCATCGAATCCCTGATTCATCGTTTTACCGACATTTACATAAGGAGTAGTAGACAGACCTACAATAGCTGGCAATCCTGAACGCTGAAGAAAAATACCGTTGCGTTTTTCTTTAAAATAGTCAGCTTGAACCTTTACCTTATTGAACAAGGAGAACTCAACTCCTACATTCAGTTTCAAAGCTTCTTCCCAAGAAGCATTCAGATTTTCTACTTCACCGATACGAATACCTGTTCCACCTTGAGTACCATTGTCACCATAATTCCACGATCCACTGTTAACTATAGTCGATTCATATACCCAGCGTCTCTGTCCGCCGATATCATCATTACCTACTTTACCATAAGAAGCTTTCAGTTTTAGCAGATCAAGAGTTTTAATCAATGGTTGAAACCATTTCTCATGAGATACCATCCAACCTATCGCTACAGCAGGGAAAACTCCGAAACGATGTCCACGTGCAAAATTCTCAGAACCGTTGTAACCCACATTCACCTCACCGAAATAAGTGTCATTGAATGCATATGTAAGGCGACCTGCGATACCTTGATTCTTATATGGGAGCGAGCTATTCGCATCTCCCGCTTGAGTCTTGACATAAATTTTTTGATTGTAAAGGAACAGTGCTCCTATTCTATGTTTATTGCCAAACAACCGATTATAGTTCAATGATCCTTCCAAATAACGCGTCATCGATCCATCACGCCCTATTTCATATGCAAGATTTTCACTCCCCTGATGAACTGGATCCCAAACACCATCTTTATTATTGTCATCGAAAACAAGTGATCCGTCTCCGGCTCTGCCACGTGCGTGATACCAAGTAACCGATTTACTACGGCGTTGGGTCGTCGTATTCCAAGCATCCCAAGAGAATTTCACATTTGCTGTCAAACCTTGCAGAGGTTCCCAAAGCCTGCCAATATCTTGAGTGACACCTATCAATGATTGTGCCGAATTCCAAAACTGTTCACGATATCCCGAGTGTGCAAGCATATTCCACGGATTAGCCCCGGAGTCAGTAGACGGACCGGAAATTACACCATTTGAATATTGAGTAGGAAATGCGTTTGGAGATGTCATAAAAGTATAAGACCAAATACTTCCGTCATTAGTTCCATAACCAGGACCGAAAGATTTCTCATAGATATTCGCCAAATTCAGGTTAAGAACTGTGCTAGGAGTTACATTTAAGTCTACATTTGCACGGAAATTGAACTTGTTGTAGCGCAAAGAAGAGTTGTAACCATATATATTACCTGCATTTTTATAGATCGAACTTTCATTGTAGAATGAACCTGCAACATAGTATTTCACGATGTCACCACCTCCACTGATATTTAAATTCACACGTTCGCTCTCTGCCATATCATCGAACAGAGCATCGAACCAGTTTACATTCGGAAATAAATCTGGATCAGAGTTTTCACGATATTTTCTGATTTCTTCATCCGAATAATACTTCGTCTGAAAAGCTTCATTATATAATTCCGCCCATTCTGCCGACCCCAACAGTTTAGGCTTCTTGGTGGGACTGGTTAATCCGAATTCCGTACGCACATGAATCGAAGGCTTTCCTTCCTGCCCCTTTTTGGTAGTAATCAAAATCACTCCATTAGCACCACGCACACCGTACACCGCCGATGCGGCAGCATCTTTCAAGATAGAAAATGAAGCAATATCATCCGTATCTACCAAGTCGATATCACGCTCAATACCATCTACTAATACCAATGGAGTACCAGATCCCTTAAAAGAAGATACACCACGAATGTAAAAATCAGCTGCACTATTTTTACCAGGTTCTCCCGAACGGGTCATTGCTACGACACCCGACAATTGTCCAGCAAGCACAGTGGAAATACTCGCACCAGGCACTTTCAGTTTCGTCACGTCTAAAGTAGAAATAGCACCTACAACACTTTCCTTCTTCTGGCTGCCGTAACCCACTACTACCACTTCATCAAGCACTTCCGTATCCGGTTCCATAACGATATTGATTATTTTTTGGTCTCCAATGGCCATTTCTTGTTTTTTCATACCGATATACGAAAACTCAAGTACTCCGCCAAGACCTTCAACTGAAATCGTATATTGACCATCAAAATTAGTAATAGTACCTACGGAACTATTTTTCAACCAAACATTGGCTCCGATAATGGGCTCTTTATTCTTATCAACCACCAGCCCCGTGATTTTGCGTTTCTTTTGTTGTTGGTTAACTATGTTCGTACTACTACCTTGAGCAGCCATAGCCATCAATGGCCATAAGAGGAAAAATACTACGATATACCTAAGATATCGTTGTCGGTACAAATAAAAAAACTTTTTCATGTTTCAATTTTCATTATATTAGACATATTATCAATTAAACTTTTTGTTTCAAGTAATCTACGATAATTGATAAACAAATTTCATTATATTTCATAAATAAACTAGCTATTCCTAGACTACATATTTACTTGTAACTATTTTTTTCGATTGATATAAGTTTATTTTTCACATACACTTTTGTATTTAAAGGTTTAACATTTTACAATGAACACAGGTTATTACCAGCCAGCATGTTCTTTCTTATTTTCACACGAGTCAGTGTTGCGTTTCTTTTCATCAGTATAGTTCCACTCTATTTCATCCGTGTATTTTTTGCCATTATGTGTTGCAACGGCTTTTATTGTATTTTTACCTTTTACCAATATTACTTTATCAAAAATATAATGCACGTTAGTATAACCTTTACGAATACCTGTCAATTCTTGACCATTGAGATAAACTGTCGGAGTACCAATATTCGAATAAACTGTAATTGAAGTCTGTTTTCGTTCACGATCATTATTACGACGTTGAGTCAGATATAGTACAGGCTCTTGACTCCAGTTAGCTTTATACCAATAAAAAGAATCCTTCTTAGTTTTCCGATCAAAAGTTATCAACCCTTTCATATTACGGGCGTGCACACCACCACGGCTCCACATCGGAACTGCAAAATCGAACATATTCCAAAGATAAGAAGCAATGATATAAGGATGCTTTTCTATGACTCCCCATTGATATTCATGAATTTTCGTCTGGAAAGTTTCTGGATAGTAATCTTTCCCCCAATTTAATGCGTCACCGATATATTCTGTCTGATGCCTTATATTAGCATCTGCTCCATATTCCGTCAACATCAATTTCTGCCACGGATATTTCTCCTCCAACTCCTTCACCCATGGTTCAATATCCTGCATTTTTTTCTCATACCATCCAAAATAGCGATTCATCCCTTGAATATCCGTATTTTGGTTGACCGGATGATCGGCTCGTCCATAACCATTAACTGCCACAGTATAGCGATCAGGATCCTCTATCTTAGCAAGATTATGAAGTGCTTGTGTTAATCCGGCAGTGTATTCATGAGGCTGATATACTTCATTATGTAATCCCCAAACATAGATAGAAGGGTGATTAAAACTCTGACGAATCAATTCACGCAGTTGCAACTGCGCATTCTCTGCCTCATATCCGGTCACACGGTTTACAAAAGGAATTTCTGCCCAGATTATAAGTCCCAACGAATCACAACGAGAGTATATGTAATCTGATTGCTGATAATGAGCAAAACGAACAGTTGTAGCCCCTATATCCATAATCTGTGCCAAATCAAAATCATGTTCTTTATTGGATATAGCACTTCCCATTCCCCACCAATCCTGATGACGTGTTACACCGTACATCGGATACTTTTCATCATTCAGATAAAAACCTTTACCAGCAATAATCTCAAACTTGCGAACTCCTAATGGCTGAATAACTTCATCAATTACTTTTCCATTTGATATGAGACGTGAAACAATCTTATACAAATAGGGATCTTTGCGTCCTTGCCAAAGATGAGGTTTATCTATCTTAAAGTTTGAAAAATAAGTTTGTGTTCCTTGGGGAGTTAACTCTAAAGAAAGACGGTGAGAAGATACCTTTTTTCCCTCTTGTGTATAAAGAGTATTTTCAAGTATTACATCAGTTGGAGTAAGACTACCATTATCCAATCCTATTTTTACAATAATATCCGCAGAACGTTTAGAAACATTCTTCTGAGTAATATACACACCCGGAGCAGCACAATCAGTAACTGTTATATTATTCTGTTCGGTTATAATGAGCCATACTGGACGATAAATACCACCGTATACACCGAAAAGGTTATGATTCACAGGAATAACATCCAGACGAGAAGCATTATCAACCTTTATCATGATTTCATTTTCTACTCCAAGTTTTATAGCTGATCCGATTTCATAGGCAAATGCACTGTAGCCTCCCTTATGTATTCCGACAAGCTTACCATTAACATATACCTCAGTGTTTGTGCCCACGCCTTCAAAACGAAGAAATAAACGCTTCCCCTTCAATTCCTCACCAAAAAACTGTTTCTTCTTGTAATAACCAATCCCCTGATAAAAAGAAGCAGCTTTCACTTGCATATCTTTAGCATTCCATGTATGTGGTAAACTGATTATTTCCCATTTTTCATTTAATTGATCCACCACTTTTACCGGATCTTCGGAGAAAGGGCCACGTTTAAACAACCATCCTTCATTGAAAGAAGTCACTTCACGGGCAGTAAGAGTAAAAAACGGTCCGATAAACATTAATAAAATAAACGCAAATTTGAACTCCATATTATAGCTCTCTTTTTCTTTTAGAGATATACATAGGAAAGATAGTAATAAACGCCAGACAGTAATTGGCATTCTTTTTTTTGTGCTTTTCATATGTGTTTAATTATTTTTGATGTTATGTATTAAAACTAAACTAAAGCACCGTAAAAGTATAGAAGATATGGCACACCTATAAATACAAATATTGCAAAAAGCAAGCATTTGAATCCGCATGGAAAAAACGACTACCTATTATGGAAGATTTGGTCACATTTTACCTCTTTCCATAATCTACCAAGCAGTTTCTTTATACAATAGCAGTAGAAGTCACGCACAAATTGATAATAAAAATCACAATTACTCCTTTTTACTTTTTACAGTTTGTGGAGCAACTCCAAAAAATGATTTGAATGATTTACTGAAATAACGTGGAGAAGAAAATCCCAATCGTATAGAAACTTCTGAAATATTTAATTCCGAATGATTTTTCAACAAAAACATAGCCTCATCCAATTTTACCTTTAGGATAAACTCATTCGGAGTTAATCCGGTTATCTGTTTGAACTGCATATATAGTTTACTGCGCCCCATACACAGTTCAGAGGCAAGTGTGGTAACATCAAACGCCGGATTCTCAAAATTAGTTTTGATAATATTCACACATTTCGCCAACAGTTCCTTGTCTCTCTCATTAATAGCCTCTGTCACTGGAGACTCTGTGATAGTTTTGCCTGCGTAATGTGCAATCAAACGCCTTTTATTATTAATCAGGTTATTACAACGAGCTACCAGCACTTTGACGTTGAATGGTTTCGTTACGTAATCATCCGCACCGAACATTAAGCCCTCAACAATATATTCGGCAGAAGTTTGAGCCGTTAATAAAATAACGGAAATGTGAGAAAGCTCCACATTAGTTTTAATTTTATAACATAGTTCTTTACCGGACATTTCGGGCATCATCACGTCACTTACAATCAAATCCGGTTGTATTTGTCGTGCCATCTCCAATCCTTCTCGTCCATTATGTGCGATATAAACTTTATACATTGGTAAAAACAAATCTTCCAACATAGATAATAATTCTTCATTATCATCTACCAAAAGAATTATAGGCTTGTCCTCTTCTTCTGTGTTTTCCAGTATCGCAAATTCTCCTGCTTCTTCCTCTATGATTTGCTCAAAAGAAGGCATTGGAACAATTTCCGGGATAATAACAGATTCTTGTCCTTCCGTAACAGTCATTTCTTCATCGCTAAAATGCCGGTTCCCCAAAGGAAGAGACAAGGTAAACTTAGTTCCTTTTCCCACTGAACTTTCTACATCGATTTTTCCATGATGCATATTCATTATCCCCTTAGCTAACGCCAGTCCTATCCCTGTTCCTAATGTGAAAGAAGAAGAGGCGCTATCCGTCTGATAGAACCGTTCAAAAATCTTTGAAATATGTTCTACAGGAATACCGACTCCCGTATCACACACTGAAACTACTGCCTGAGAAGTAACCTTCCTTACTTCGACCGTTATACTTCCTTTGTTGGGAGTATACTTAAAGGCATTCGACAATAAATTAAAAATAACTTTTTGCAGTTGCCGGGAATCAAACCAAACAGAAATTGTTTCTTCGACATAATCAAAACGATAAGTAATTTCCTTTTTTTGTGCATATTCATAGAAGCACATATAAATTTGGCGGGTAAAGGCAACCAAATTCTGCTCTTCAACCTTAAGTTTCAGATAACCTTGCTCTTGCTTGCGAAAATCAAGTAACTCTGATATCAGATTCCGCATATGCCAGGCATTCTTATAGATACGAAGGATACGATTATAGATAGTTGTACCTAAAT
The DNA window shown above is from Bacteroides faecium and carries:
- a CDS encoding M60 family metallopeptidase, with product MKKKLLYVLYMLCGVLCNACEESSEESFVVPSLEVDSKSMYFGEEADTKEIEVTSNVEWVAAVDASGRSWCHMTVEQGKMIVRVDENTDKDMRRASIEISASELRKTIEVAQLGWGKAILVSPKDANVEAIGGNLTFEVTANIEYAIRLEDGCNWVHLSPQTRGAHDMVTNVVSFKIDMNEGEVRATTIWVTDKDEDSEIEPVPFKVNQKKLGDTYESTGMEGLKEDIKVLVSRAEANKQQSTNEGAAKMIDGDMKTIYHSPYNNNEVTEQSPAILTYYFDSAVDMDYLLYYPRADGGTNGVFKEVEVKVLSNANARGVEEWQIVATKNLNGSTSASRIDFPVSQIGVTAVQVVVKSGVNELASCAEMEFYKKNPDHFDYATLFTDASCSQLKAGVTEQDIQNCTYSFFKNIAYFMYHRKYPQEFRIAEFKAYPHPSIQQKINKTGAYSLMDNPAGIYVTQGQELVVLVADTHGETITLRVQNLDVPGGNGYGGDSYPLTTGINKLKMRNKGLVYVMYHTQTLEEVDRKLPVKIHFASGQVNGYFDSQKHEASRWNELLNSTVCGYFDVLGKYAHLTFPVNRFRTHTGSRGKELIDLYDKFVEGEQIFLGLKKYGGMFQNRLYFHVVYTTGAMYAADNHTYYPDDNMPALCDPTLLSTTSCWGPAHEVGHVNQTRPGLKWVGTTEVTNNIMSQYIQTVVLNNASRLQTDGCYPKAWSSIIASKHSHLLETDFFFKLVPFWQLQLYFGKVKGLTPTEANGWDGFYPQVYEYIRKNPDLSTDSERQLEFAYICSKIAKMNLTSFFTKWGFLAAARMTVDDYGTKEVVITQEQVDAVKARIKDLGYPELGVNIEYITDNNVDEFEHPQSVKVGTATRKGGTITLNGWANVLVFEVMDGDKVVYVADGVKQVAGFTVTGWKDSYKVFALSAKERMEVILK
- a CDS encoding DUF1735 domain-containing protein, with the protein product MKKQLLYISLASMLLTMSACENDGKNDFLSDFSTTMYFTNSGVQELGCLKIGEPADYNVYVYKAGSDLSAVSDATATLLTEEELQEYNQANGTQYKLLPENCYEAQKRVDLQFASSELVHAFPVEFDADKIDALDKSVEYVLPYNLTSSKPVNENKNIVLIKPVVVMPTIGFNNPDMEVVTVSPSDPKQVVIQKVLSVPFQNRWTFDCTLAVDESAIEKYNRENDTDYKLLPADQYKYDKAISFKAGSNEAIVKVTINRTEELVCGNYMLPLKLVSCTHPHIVAEDSKSVAAVGYCYTLPKIPLSIEMLSANATTTDGKGLPGLIDGVGNGMHYHTDWNGKYVDETYRHYIDIHFKAPIQRMMLEYWTRFNNATLAPQRVVLWTSNDGVTWAQWQVLEGNLPTTKNTKYQSTFFKSEQPFSYLRFSVTKNSAGEVGSAVKKDGCFSIDDLIIYGQ
- a CDS encoding RagB/SusD family nutrient uptake outer membrane protein; protein product: MNKFWTKTIYIMAAACSLTFSSCSDFLDRQEDEKLTFDKIWQSRNTIKQYWLNTMSFLPNENISNVIDNDPYLGAADEITVAYDRQYRKINFGSWNANNVPYDRFAKYYKGIRECNIFLQNVDRSSDPILTKDQIEEWKVQTRFARAYYYFLLMRDYGPVFLVGDELLDFAASTAELYRPRNTWEQCVDYVVAEMKACAENPSMLRQAELEKMNYGFATKGTCYAVISRLTLYSARDLYNGNTLYKSVKNPVVSEFPELSGVNLFPQEYKADKWLIAAEAARKVFEDGSYQLYRATSNNPYENYVGVINETWNSELIWTDRYCKINDWGLCTVPTSVGGTAYGSMGPTQQQVDAYAMNNGRYPIIGYESNGIPVIDPLSNYSKNEFEKTKWTYPSKGWSNKDNFDITAPNMYKDREPRFYVSIFFGGNYFIHGQSGATQGTMTSFAKGANGNKSQDFPKSGYLINRVYNHKLNSANGNWGNMTFPLFRLGETYLNFIEAVLECKKRGVVLPAGYEQEAMDKWADLRSRSGMSPITDSYPNASVEELIELCRKERRVELAFERHRYFDTRTWMIAEQTDNGPMYGMDTTCPLEKNMDSSETPDGFWKRVVFETRVFKSNHYLYPFSQRELDRNMILTQNYGW